Within Gilvibacter sp. SZ-19, the genomic segment CGTAAACCAATCCGGACTTGGATTCATAGATACCACAAAACTGATTGAGGTCTTTTCTGGATCAACAGTAACATTAACGGATTGCGCTCCTGTTGGTCCTGAGCCAGCTGCAGAAGCTGTCACAAAGAAATCCACGCTATCTTCCGTTCCCTGACTGCTCAGGTCGGTAATAAGGTCACTGCTGTCTCCAGTCTCTGCGTATGCCTGTAAACCGGCACTGGCTTGCTGACCCAACCTAAATACATTTTTGCCGGGAGCATGAACTGCTACAACCATTGCAGAAAAACCAGCATTGGCCGGATAATCTGTAGGGAATTGATCTTCAGTCCAATTGGGAGTAAAGGTAACCCGATATGTGGCTGTAACCGGATTATCGCCTTGTCCTCCTCCGTCGTCAGTGTTGTTGTTGTCGTCGCTCGAACAGCCTGTCAATACTAGGGCTGCCACAAGCGCAAGAGATAGAAACTTTTGCATAATTTATTTTTTCTAAAGATAGTATTTTTTAAATGGAACCTATCACTGGAACGTTGTTCCCGATAAAAAATTACTTTTTCTGACTATATTTGCACAAACCCGCGCTAAGGCATGAAATACAAGAGAATTTTACTGAAATTATCCGGAGAAGCCCTGATGGGAAAACGCCAATATGGTATCGATCCGGAGCGTTTGGACGACTACGCCAGAGAGATCAAAAAGATCATAGATCAGGGTGTTCAAGTGGCCATAGTAATTGGTGGCGGGAACATATTTAGGGGTGTTGCAGGAGCCTCTCGCGGTATGGACCGCGTGCAAGGTGACCATATGGGAATGTTGGCAACTGTTATAAACGGACTCGCCCTGCAAAGTGCCCTAGAGGACAACCAGGTTCCGACCCGTTTGCAAAGTGCCATTAAGATCAATGAGGTTGCCGAGCCTTTTATCCGCAGAAAAGCGATTCGCCATTTAGAAAAAGGACGTGTGGTTATCTTTGGAGGTGGTACAGGAAATCCTTATTTCACTACCGATTCCGCAGCAGTTTTGCGCGCCATAGAGATCGGCGCCGATGTGATCCTTAAAGGAACCCGAGTTGATGGAATCTATACTAGCGATCCGGAAAAAGACTCCGATGCGACGAAATTTGACTATATTTCATTTGACGACGTTATAAAGAAGGGGCTAAAAGTAATGGACACTACAGCTTTTACCTTAAGTCAGGAAAACGAGCTTCCTATCATTGTCTTTGACATGAATACGCAAGGTAACTTGGGGAAAGTAGTCAGCGGAGAGAACATAGGAACCAAGGTTAATATTTAACGAATTTTTGGCCTGATTTTTGACTTGCCCACTATAAATTTGGATTTATGGATGAAGAAATAGACTTTATTATTGATGCGGCCAAAGAAGGCATGCAGAAATCTATCGACCACCTTAAAAAGAAGCTGATCAACATTCGCGCTGGAAAGGCTTCTCCTTCTATGGTAGGGAGTGTCATGGTTGAGTATTACGGAACTCCGACTCCATTGAGTCAGGTTGCCAATGTGAATACTCCAGACGGTATGACCATTTCTATTCAGCCTTGGGAAAAGGCCTTGATCCCAGAAATTGAAAAAGGGATACAAATGGCCAATTTGGGTTTTAATCCAATGAACAATGGCGAGAGTGTGATCATTAACGTACCACCACTCACAGAAGAGCGCCGTAGAGAACTAGCCAAACAAGCGCGTTCTGAGGCCGAAGAGGCTAAGATCGGTGTGCGCAACGAACGTAAGTCTGCCAATAATGAGCTTAAAGGACTTGATATCTCCGAAGACCTGAAAAAGAATCTGGAGATCGATATTCAGGAAATGACCGATAAGCACATTACTCAGATCGATGCTATTTTGAGCACCAAGGAAAAAGAAATAATGACGGTGTAAGCCCTCGTCAATTCAGGCCCGCAAGGGCCTTTTTTAGTTACCCTATTGCAAAAGTCTGTTGCGTTTATACTGCTTTTTCTCCTGACCAGCTCTCTGGCCCTAGCGCAGCGTCCTGTTGTGACAACGCAAGACAGTATCCCAGAAAAACCGCCTTCGGTATTTAAATCGGGCTTCTACCCTCTCTCCTTCTTCGATTTCGATCTGCGTTATCTGATCAAGTACAACAACTATGAAGGTATCCGATTAGGAATGGGTGGAACCACCAACGATCGCCTATTTGAAAGTCTAAAATTCGGAGGTTATTTTGCCCGCGGATTCAAGGATCAGGCGTGGAAGTACAGTTTTGGAGGCAGCATTAGACTGGCAAAAGAACCCAAGTCCTGGCTCAGCCTAACCTATATAGACGACATTGCGGAACTGGGTAGTTTCTTTTACTTGACCGACGCTCGGGTGTACAATGTTTTTGAACCGCGCTTGGTAAATATTTCGCAGTTCTATAAGCACCGAACTTGGACTACAAACTATCAGCAGCAACTCACCCCAAAGATCTTAGCCGAGTTCAAACTCTCTCGCAGCAACATCACCCAAATAGAAGACTACCAATTTGAAATTGGCAACGAGATCTTTTCCAATTACGTCATTGCAGAGGCAACGGCTTCTTTTCGCTTTAGCCCAAAGACGAATTTCTTTCTGAGTGAAGATGGCGAGATCGAGTATTTCGACGGATTTCCAAAGATCACCGCTCAAGTTTCCCAAGGTTTGAGGAGTTTTTTCGACGGCGATTTCGAATACATCAAACTCGGTCTTAAACTGGATTATTACATTAAAAGAACTGACCTATCAAGCACAAATATACTTTTGGAAGGTAAATTGGGTATAGGTGATATTCCGCTCACGCATCTTTTTCACGCCTTTCCGAACAGCCCCACCAAGGATCGAATTTTACAACGCTTTTCTGTAGCCGGACGTCAGAGTTTTGAAACCATGTATTTTGGTGAGTTCTTCTCTGACAAGTTGGTTTCCCTGCAGTTGCGGCACGCCTTAAGACGTTTTTATTTCTCAGATCGAATAAAACCAGAGCTTGTCTTTATAAGTCGTCACGCTTTGGGTTCACTGGTCCAACGCGAAAGACATCTCGGTTTGGACTTCAACACCCTAGAGCATGGTTATAATGAACTCGGCATGGAACTCAACAAGATCTTCGCAGGATTTGGACTGAGTTTTGCCTATCGATACGGTGCCTACCACTTGCCGGAATTTGAAGATAACATTTCCTTTAAGTTCACCTTCTACCTTAGTATTTAATTAACCCGACAAAAGCCCTGCTTTGGCCTTTAATTTAGTACCTTTGCGCGCATTGTAAATCGTAGCAGTGGATAAACTTTTCAGTATCGGATTTTGGAGTGCAGTTGCCCGATTCATTTTGAGGAATCGCCTCTTAATGTTGGTGGTCATTGCAGGACTTACCGTTTTCTTCGCCCTACAGTGGAAACACATGCGATTTACCTATACCGAGGCCAATCTACTACCAGACAAGCACGAGGTAAATATAGCCTACAACAGTTTTCTGGAAACCTTTGGAGAAGAGGGGAACCTTATCGTAATAGGTGTTAAAGACACTGCGATCTTTACCCCTGAGAACTTTTTGGCTTGGGATGCCCTCTCTAAAAAAATAGGGCAATATCCAGAGATCGATCTTACCCTCTCTGTTGGAGATTTACGCGTACTGAACAAAAACGACAAAGAGCAACGCTTTGACCTGGAGCCTTTTATTACAGATTCTGTCCCAACAGCAGAACAGTTGGCTTGGTATAAATACAGATTGTTCGAAAAGCTCCCTTTTTATAAAGGTTTGCTCTACAGCCCTAACAAGCAATCTATTCGAACCGGGATCTATTTAAAGAAAGAACTGGTCAATACCCCGGCCCGAAGAGACTTTATTATCAAGAATCTTATCCCAGAGATCGAAGCCTTTGAGAATACTTACGGCATAGATGTCTATACCTCGGGGATGCCCTATATCAGAACGCTGAACTCTCAGAACATCATAGACGAGATCGGCTTGTTCATTGGGGCGGCACTTTTGGTGACTTCGCTGATCTTTTTCTTTTTCTTCAGATCATTTAGAGCCACTTTTATCTCTATGATCACTGTGATCATTGGGGTGATGTGGGCCTTTGGAATTCTCGGGCTCTTGCATTACGAAATCACAGTGCTTACAGCACTGATTCCCCCGCTGATAATCGTTATCGGTATCCCGAATTGTATCTTTCTGATAAATAAATATCAGCAGGAAATAAAATCTCACGGAAACCAAGCCAAGTCCTTGCAACGCGTTATCACCAAAGTTGGGAACGCCACGTTAATGACCAACGTGACCACAGCCTCTGGATTTGCCACTTTTATACTCACCAAAAGTCAACTGCTCAAGGAATTTGGTACGGTAGCCTCTATTTGTATCATCGCCATTTTTATACTCTGTTTGTGTATTATTCCGATCGTGTACAGCTATATGGCCATTCCGAAGTACAAGCACCTAAAACACCTGAACAAACGCTGGATAGGCAGTTTTGTCTCTTGGATGGAAAACATGGTGAAGCATCACCGGGTTGCCATTTACGCGGTTTCGGTGATCTTATTGGCGGCGAGTATCATTGGAATTTACAAAATTGAGATATCGGGCAGTATCATAGAAGATATGCCTAAAAGCGCAGCCTTCTTTAAGGACATCCGCTTTTACGAGAAAGAATACGAGGGCTTGATGCCTTTGGAGATCCTTATCGATACCCAACGCAAGGAAGGGGTAATGAAATTGGCGACCATAAAACGTATGGACAAGCTCCATACAGTGATCGAAGACATACCGGAATTCTCTAATCCGATCTCTGTGGTGAATTTGGTGAAGTATTCCAAACAGGCGTATTACAATAACAACCCGGAGTTTTACCAGCTGCCCAATTCGCAAGAACGGACCTTTATACTTTCGTTTGCGAAAAACTCTGCGGATGGCACCGATCTTATGAAGAGCTATGTGGACAGTACTGGTCAATACGCTCGTATTACCACTTTTATCAAGGACACGCCTACAGATCGCATGAACGAAATAGAAGACGATCTGTTAGAAGAGATAGAAAAGATATTTCCGAAAGAACGCTACAGCGTTACCCTTACCGGAAAGGCCTTAGTGTTTCAAAAAGGAACCAGCTATTTGGTCCGCAACCTGATCATCTCCTTATCTCTTGCCATTTTGCTAATTGCGATCTTTATGGCTTGGATGTTCAGAAGCGTAAAAATGATCTTGGTGTCTCTACTGCCTAACCTATTGCCCCTATTAGTCACCGCGGGCATGATGGGCTTTATTGGGATTCCAATTAAACCTTCCACTATTTTGGTGTTTAGTATTGCCTTTGGTATTTCTGTGGATGATACCATTCACTTTCTTGCCAAATACAGGCAGGAACTCATCGCCAAGAAATGGAAGATCTCCAAATCGGTCTATGCTGCATTGCGGGAAACTGGGGTGAGTATGTTCTACACCTCCATTGTACTGTTCTTTGGATTCTCGGTGTTTATGATCTCGAGTTTTGGAGGTACTGTGGCCTTGGGCGGATTGGTTTCTGCCACCCTGCTCTTTGCCATGCTGTCAAACCTAATGCTACTCCCCTCTTTGCTACTTTCTTTGGAACGCAGTATAGCCAACCAAGAAACCATGCGAAAACCATCCTTGAGAATCATCTTGGATAAAGAAGAAATAGAATCCCTAAAGGATAAGTAAAACGGGGCTTGTCCGTGTCTTTACGAACGGCTATCTTTGCCCCTGTTAAAGCGCAAATTATGAGCTATAAAGAAGTTTTAGAATTGCTCCAAAGTGAGCCTTCCTTACAAGAAATTACTGTACGCGGTTGGGTGAGATCTTTCCGCTCCAATCGTTTTATTGCCTTAAACGACGGTTCTACGATCAAGAATTTGCAATGTGTGGTAGACTTTGAGAACTTCGATGAGCAATTGCTTAAACGAATCACAACAGGTGCTGCTATTGCTGTGACCGGAAACTTGGTTGCAAGCCAAGGAAGCGGCCAGGCTGTAGAAGTCGCTGTTTCTAAAGTGGAGATCTTAGGCGATGCCGATCCGGAAGAGGTTAAACTGACTGTACTCTCTCCAAAGCGTCACACCTTAGAAAAACTGCGCGAGCAGGCACACTTACGCGTGCGTACCAACACCTTTGGTGCTGTGATGCGCTTGCGTTCCAAGCTTGCCTTTGCGGTACATGAATATTTCCAAAAGAACGGATATTTCTATATGCACGCGCCTATCATTACAGGAAGCGATGCAGAAGGAGCCGGAGAAATGTTCCGCGTAACTACCCTAGATCCTCGAAATCCACCAGTTACCGAAGACGGCGCTGTAGATTATAAAGAAGACTTTTTTGGCAAGGAATCTAACCTGACTGTTAGCGGTCAGTTGGAAGCCGAAACCTATGCTATGGGCCTAAGCAAAGTGTATACGTTTGGTCCGACATTTAGAGCAGAGAATTCCAATACTTCGCGTCACTTGGCGGAGTTTTGGATGATAGAGCCGGAAGTTGCCTTTTGCGACTTAGATGGCAATATGGACTTGGCCGAAGACTTTATCAAATACGTTATCAAGTATGCCGTTGAGCATTGTCAAGACGACTTGGCTTTCTTAGAGGACAGACTCTTAAAAGAAGAAGCTAGCAAACCGGCAGACCAACGCAGTCCTATGCCGCTTCGCGAAAAATTGGACTTTGTATTGGGCAACCAATTCAAAAGGGTTAGCTACACCGAGGCTATAGATATTCTAAAGAATTCCAAGCCTAACAAAAAGAAGAAATTCCAATATCCTATTGAAGATTGGGGTGCAGACCTGCAGTCTGAGCACGAGCGCTATTTGGTAGAGAAGCACTTTAAGTGTCCGGTGATCTTATTCGATTACCCAGCCAATATCAAAGCGTTCTATATGCGCCTAAACGAAGATGAAAAGACCGTGCGCGCCATGGATGTACTTTTCCCTGGCATTGGCGAGATAGTTGGTGGATCGCAACGTGAGGAGCGTTACGATGTACTTAAAAAGAAGATCGCAGACCTCGGTATTGACGAAAAAGAACTTTGGTGGTATTTGGACCTGCGCAAGTTTGGAACTGCAGTACACTCCGGATTTGGCCTTGGTTTTGAACGCCTAGTACAATTCGTGACCGGGATGGGGAACATTAGAGATGTAATCCCTTATCCTAGAACACCAAAGAATGCCGAATTCTAAATAAAATTTCTCAAAGACTTAAAAACGATCTTAGCCAGAATTAAGATCGTTTTTTTTAACTTGTAGGTAGAAGTAGTTTTTATGTTAAAACAACAGCTCAATTTTAAACTCTCTCAAAAGTTGTCTCCGCAGCAGATACAGCTCATGAAGCTTATCCAGCTGCCAACACAGGCTTTTGAGCAACGCATTGCGCAAGAAATGCAAGAGAATCCCGCGCTAGAAGGTGGTAAAGACCGCAGCGAGGAGCGTGAAGACAATTACGAGGGAGAAGAGCAGTACGAGTCCGACGCAGACACCATAGAGACCGACATTAACATAGACGATTATTTGAGCGATGACGAGATACCTTCGTATAAGCTCTCGGCCAACAATTACAGCAGCGACGATGAGGACAAACAAGTGCCTTATGCATCTGGAACTTCTTTTACACAGTTTTTGATGACGCAGCTCAACACTTTCCGTTTAGATGAAGAGCAGGCCGAGATAGCCGAATTCTTGGTGGGGAGTGTAGACGAAAGCGGATACATTAGAAGACCCGTAGTCGATATTATGGACGATCTGGCTTTTACTCAAAACGTCTATACGACAGAAGAAAAGATAGAACAGGTCTTGGAACTTGTACAGCAATTGGATCCGGCTGGAGTGGGCGCACGCAATTTACAGGAATGTCTTTTATTACAATTAGAACGCAAGTCTCCCACAGCAGAGGTACAACTCGCCATAGACATCATAGAAGACGCCTTTGAGCTTTTTAGCAAGAAACACTACAGCAAGCTGCAGCACAAGTTCAATATCACCGAAGATGAACTTCGCGCAGCCATACACGAAATTGAGGGGCTAAACCCTAAGCCCGGTGGTACCTATGCTTCCGGCACGCGTATAGTGGAGCACGTGGTCCCAGACTTTACCATTCGTATAGTGGATGGAGAATTAGAGCTCACCTTAAACGGGAGAAACGCTCCGGAACTACACGTATCCAAGGAATACTCAGACATGCTTAAAGGCTATAAGGCCTCTAAGGAAAAGACCAAGTCGCAAAAGGATGCTGTGCTCTTTATAAAGCAGAAGTTAGATGCCGCTAAGTGGTTTATTGAGGCCATAAGACAGCGTCAACAGACGCTTTTGGTGACCATGAATGCCATTATGCATTATCAGCACGAATACTTCCTAACAGGAGACGAACGCAAGCTGCGTCCGATGATCTTAAAGGATATTGCAGACACCATTGGTATGGATGTCTCTACCGTATCTCGAGTGGCTAATAGTAAATATGTGGACACCCCATACGGAACCAAATTGATCAAAGAGTTCTTCTCAGAGTCGATGAAGAACGACCAGGGCGAGGATGTCTCAACTCGGGAGATCAAAAAGATCTTGGAGATCACCATATCCGAAGAGGACAAAAAGAAACCCCTAACAGACGATAAACTGGCTAAGATCCTTAAAGAAAAGGGGTATCCTATTGCCAGACGCACTGTAGCCAAGTACCGAGAACAATTAGACCTGCCTGTTGCGCGTTTACGCAAAGAGATCTAATGGGAATATTCTTGCGCATAGCGGCCTATTTGTTTCACCCCTTGCTTATGCCAATGCTTGGGGCTTTTGTTTATTACACTGTAACGCGCCGATTCTTTGAACCGCAGATCATTCAAACCAAGCTTGTCGCCTTGCTTATAGTCACGGTTTGTATCCCTATAGTGAGTTTTTATTTACTTCGGAATTTGGGTTGGATCTCTTCCATGCAGCTAGAAACCGTGAGAGAGCGCAAAGCGCCGCTTATGATCCAATGTGTTTTGCTGCTCATGGTGCTCAAGATGGTCTATAACCCTTACGACACTCCAGAGCTGTACTTTTTCTTTGTAGGTGTGTTGTTCTCAACGCTAGCGGCCTTTGTGTTGACGGTTCTGGAATTCAAAGCCAGCCTACATATGATGGGAGTTTCTGGTGTAACCTTTTTTGTCTTTGGACTCAGTGTGCATTTTGCTACCAATCTGTTACCGGCTTTAGGTTTGCTATTCTTTGTAAACGGTTGGGTTGCCAGCTCCAGACTGTATACGCGATCTCATACGCCTCTAGAATTGGCTGCAGGCGCATTCTTAGGCCTAATGCCCCAGTTGATCCTTTTGGGTTATTGGTTATAAGAAATAAAAGAGTATCCCGAGTTTAAGGGGTCTGAAGTTTACGGGTTCTTCTGCTAGTTTGGCTTCGCTATCAAAAAAGGCCGTGAAATTATAAGCAGCGTAAAAATTAATGGTATTGTACCCTAGTAGCAAGAAAGCTTCTGCCTGAAACGGATTGAATTGAGCTAAATTGTCAAAAGTAAAGCGCGTGCCGTCTTGCACAAAGGTAGCCCTGTTCCAATAGGCATAGCTAAATATTACTCCGGTATGTACTCGATAGAATTTGAACTCAGTGGGAGTGCTGCTTCGCCAGCGCAACTCTAAAGGAACCTCCACATGATAGACACTAAACCGATTACTTTCAAAGTTGGTTTCCTCGTCTAAGACCTGTAATACCAACTGATCATTGGCATCCTCAGCAATTGACAAAGTGTTTCCGTAACGATTAAACCCAAGGCCTGCTCCCAAACCAACGGCTAAGGTTCTCTGGGCATTGATAGGCATGTCTCGCACAAAGCCAAAACGAGCACCTCCTGAGAAGCCTCTAATCTTAACATTGGCTGGAGTATCGGTAAGCAAATTATAAGTAAGACCAAAGTAGAATTGGTCCTCCCTGTACTTTTCGTCTACAGGCACACTGTCTTTAACGGCCTCGGTTTGGCCTAGGTCTTGCCCGGAAACTCCGAGAGAGGTCAGCAGCAAGCATCCAATAAAGAGAATTCTAGCGATCATCCAATTAAATATACCTAAAAAAAAACACCTCTACGCATTGCAGAGGTGTTTTAAAGATTAACTAAAAACCTTTAGTTCATATTCTCGAAAACCTGAGCCTGGTCCACCGCTTTACGCGTGGTATAGTTGATCTTATAAGCTTCTACTTTACGCAGTTCTTGCTTAATATCACTAACCAGTCCCATATTGGTTTCACTGTCTACCTTGAGTGCTGTTGTCAAGAAAGGAATCAGTGCCTCGTTTTTCTTAGCACGCTCAGACTCTATATAGAGTTTGATATCCTTTACATCAGCAAACTTGTCTCCCAGCTGAATGCGCGCCTCTTGTCCAAAAGTGGACTGATAACGCTCACTAGGCTTTCCGGCATAGATATAAATGATACGGTCTTTCTTGTCAAGCTTCTCCAGTTGGTTTGCCGTTGGCAAATTGTTCTGGATCTTAAGCGTGTTCTGACGCATCACAGTAGCCACCATAAAAAAGAACAGTAGCATAAATACAATATCCGGTAACGAGGCCGTTGAAATTGCCGGTAGATCGCCTCCTTTTTTCTTTTTGAATTTACTCATAGTCTTGTTGAGTTTAGGGTTAAACGTCTACTTTTTTGGTTCGGCTTCGGAAAGTTTTTGTGGAAACAACAACTTTACTTGTTCTATTTGCTCTTTCAGCTTTTCCTTATCACCAGTATAGTTACTTCCGTCTTTAACGTCGATCTCCATCTGGATGAAGCTCTTGCCAAAGAGACGTTGGGCCTCACGCTCACGAAGCGCGGTGTACGCGGCTACCAACTCGTTCTGTACTGCGATATAAGCTTTATAGCTGGTAAAACGGTCATTTTGTAAGGAAATGATCGCCTTATCAGGGTTGTCAGATGATGTTGGATCTTTCTTACCGCGGCAGTAGTTACAGCCTTCTTCGCCTGTACCACCTCCGTTGTCCAAGAAAGCCATAGCGGCCTCCTTAAGGTCTTTAATATCCATGATCTCATCTTCAACCAGAAGCAAATCGTCTTTATTAATAAGAACAGTAAAAATGTTCTTTTGCTTAATAATCGGAGGGTCTTCAACGTCCTCAATAGGAGGCAATTTACGACTGATACCGCTAT encodes:
- a CDS encoding spondin domain-containing protein → MQKFLSLALVAALVLTGCSSDDNNNTDDGGGQGDNPVTATYRVTFTPNWTEDQFPTDYPANAGFSAMVVAVHAPGKNVFRLGQQASAGLQAYAETGDSSDLITDLSSQGTEDSVDFFVTASAAGSGPTGAQSVNVTVDPEKTSISFVVSMNPSPDWFTGIDGFSIVLPSDALVSEETLTLSVLDAGTDSGDTYTSPDNPTSPQGVISVVNTPPIGTSGGLTPAIGSLTITRTDL
- the asnS gene encoding asparagine--tRNA ligase is translated as MSYKEVLELLQSEPSLQEITVRGWVRSFRSNRFIALNDGSTIKNLQCVVDFENFDEQLLKRITTGAAIAVTGNLVASQGSGQAVEVAVSKVEILGDADPEEVKLTVLSPKRHTLEKLREQAHLRVRTNTFGAVMRLRSKLAFAVHEYFQKNGYFYMHAPIITGSDAEGAGEMFRVTTLDPRNPPVTEDGAVDYKEDFFGKESNLTVSGQLEAETYAMGLSKVYTFGPTFRAENSNTSRHLAEFWMIEPEVAFCDLDGNMDLAEDFIKYVIKYAVEHCQDDLAFLEDRLLKEEASKPADQRSPMPLREKLDFVLGNQFKRVSYTEAIDILKNSKPNKKKKFQYPIEDWGADLQSEHERYLVEKHFKCPVILFDYPANIKAFYMRLNEDEKTVRAMDVLFPGIGEIVGGSQREERYDVLKKKIADLGIDEKELWWYLDLRKFGTAVHSGFGLGFERLVQFVTGMGNIRDVIPYPRTPKNAEF
- the rpoN gene encoding RNA polymerase factor sigma-54 is translated as MLKQQLNFKLSQKLSPQQIQLMKLIQLPTQAFEQRIAQEMQENPALEGGKDRSEEREDNYEGEEQYESDADTIETDINIDDYLSDDEIPSYKLSANNYSSDDEDKQVPYASGTSFTQFLMTQLNTFRLDEEQAEIAEFLVGSVDESGYIRRPVVDIMDDLAFTQNVYTTEEKIEQVLELVQQLDPAGVGARNLQECLLLQLERKSPTAEVQLAIDIIEDAFELFSKKHYSKLQHKFNITEDELRAAIHEIEGLNPKPGGTYASGTRIVEHVVPDFTIRIVDGELELTLNGRNAPELHVSKEYSDMLKGYKASKEKTKSQKDAVLFIKQKLDAAKWFIEAIRQRQQTLLVTMNAIMHYQHEYFLTGDERKLRPMILKDIADTIGMDVSTVSRVANSKYVDTPYGTKLIKEFFSESMKNDQGEDVSTREIKKILEITISEEDKKKPLTDDKLAKILKEKGYPIARRTVAKYREQLDLPVARLRKEI
- a CDS encoding biopolymer transporter ExbD yields the protein MSKFKKKKGGDLPAISTASLPDIVFMLLFFFMVATVMRQNTLKIQNNLPTANQLEKLDKKDRIIYIYAGKPSERYQSTFGQEARIQLGDKFADVKDIKLYIESERAKKNEALIPFLTTALKVDSETNMGLVSDIKQELRKVEAYKINYTTRKAVDQAQVFENMN
- the pyrH gene encoding UMP kinase, which encodes MKYKRILLKLSGEALMGKRQYGIDPERLDDYAREIKKIIDQGVQVAIVIGGGNIFRGVAGASRGMDRVQGDHMGMLATVINGLALQSALEDNQVPTRLQSAIKINEVAEPFIRRKAIRHLEKGRVVIFGGGTGNPYFTTDSAAVLRAIEIGADVILKGTRVDGIYTSDPEKDSDATKFDYISFDDVIKKGLKVMDTTAFTLSQENELPIIVFDMNTQGNLGKVVSGENIGTKVNI
- a CDS encoding RND family transporter; this encodes MDKLFSIGFWSAVARFILRNRLLMLVVIAGLTVFFALQWKHMRFTYTEANLLPDKHEVNIAYNSFLETFGEEGNLIVIGVKDTAIFTPENFLAWDALSKKIGQYPEIDLTLSVGDLRVLNKNDKEQRFDLEPFITDSVPTAEQLAWYKYRLFEKLPFYKGLLYSPNKQSIRTGIYLKKELVNTPARRDFIIKNLIPEIEAFENTYGIDVYTSGMPYIRTLNSQNIIDEIGLFIGAALLVTSLIFFFFFRSFRATFISMITVIIGVMWAFGILGLLHYEITVLTALIPPLIIVIGIPNCIFLINKYQQEIKSHGNQAKSLQRVITKVGNATLMTNVTTASGFATFILTKSQLLKEFGTVASICIIAIFILCLCIIPIVYSYMAIPKYKHLKHLNKRWIGSFVSWMENMVKHHRVAIYAVSVILLAASIIGIYKIEISGSIIEDMPKSAAFFKDIRFYEKEYEGLMPLEILIDTQRKEGVMKLATIKRMDKLHTVIEDIPEFSNPISVVNLVKYSKQAYYNNNPEFYQLPNSQERTFILSFAKNSADGTDLMKSYVDSTGQYARITTFIKDTPTDRMNEIEDDLLEEIEKIFPKERYSVTLTGKALVFQKGTSYLVRNLIISLSLAILLIAIFMAWMFRSVKMILVSLLPNLLPLLVTAGMMGFIGIPIKPSTILVFSIAFGISVDDTIHFLAKYRQELIAKKWKISKSVYAALRETGVSMFYTSIVLFFGFSVFMISSFGGTVALGGLVSATLLFAMLSNLMLLPSLLLSLERSIANQETMRKPSLRIILDKEEIESLKDK
- a CDS encoding outer membrane beta-barrel protein, whose amino-acid sequence is MIARILFIGCLLLTSLGVSGQDLGQTEAVKDSVPVDEKYREDQFYFGLTYNLLTDTPANVKIRGFSGGARFGFVRDMPINAQRTLAVGLGAGLGFNRYGNTLSIAEDANDQLVLQVLDEETNFESNRFSVYHVEVPLELRWRSSTPTEFKFYRVHTGVIFSYAYWNRATFVQDGTRFTFDNLAQFNPFQAEAFLLLGYNTINFYAAYNFTAFFDSEAKLAEEPVNFRPLKLGILFYFL
- the frr gene encoding ribosome recycling factor; its protein translation is MDEEIDFIIDAAKEGMQKSIDHLKKKLINIRAGKASPSMVGSVMVEYYGTPTPLSQVANVNTPDGMTISIQPWEKALIPEIEKGIQMANLGFNPMNNGESVIINVPPLTEERRRELAKQARSEAEEAKIGVRNERKSANNELKGLDISEDLKKNLEIDIQEMTDKHITQIDAILSTKEKEIMTV
- a CDS encoding biopolymer transporter ExbD; the encoded protein is MAKRSAPEVNAGSMADIAFLLLIFFLVTTTIEVDSGISRKLPPIEDVEDPPIIKQKNIFTVLINKDDLLLVEDEIMDIKDLKEAAMAFLDNGGGTGEEGCNYCRGKKDPTSSDNPDKAIISLQNDRFTSYKAYIAVQNELVAAYTALREREAQRLFGKSFIQMEIDVKDGSNYTGDKEKLKEQIEQVKLLFPQKLSEAEPKK